The Panicum hallii strain FIL2 chromosome 9, PHallii_v3.1, whole genome shotgun sequence genome has a window encoding:
- the LOC112877504 gene encoding transcription factor ILI7 — MSSRRSRSRASSGGASRISDEQISDLVAKLQALLPEARLRSNDRVPSARVLQETCSYIRSLHREVDDLSDRLSELLATADVSTAQAAVIRSLLM, encoded by the exons ATGTCGAGCCGGCGGTCGCGGTCGAGGGCGTCGTCCGGCGGCGCGTCGCGGATCAGCGACGAGCAGATCAGCGACCTCGTCGCCAAGCTGCAGGCGCTCCTCCCCGAGGCCCGCCTCCGGAGCAACGACAGG GTGCCGTCGGCGAGGGTTCTGCAGGAGACGTGCAGCTACATCCGGAGCCTGCACCGGGAGGTCGACGACCTCAGCGACCGCCTCTCCGAGCTGCTCGCCACCGCAGACGTCAGCACCGCGCAGGCCGCCGTCATCCGCAGCCTCCTCATGTAA